In a single window of the Desulfovibrio mangrovi genome:
- the dxs gene encoding 1-deoxy-D-xylulose-5-phosphate synthase — protein sequence MTSEGISTGLLGRIRSPRDVHALDVPQLEQLAAELRQAIINTVSQNGGHLAPSLGVVELTLAMLSSFDFEEDKVVWDVGHQAYAWKLLTGRSDTFHTLRTKDGVSGFPKMSESPYDHFGVGHSSTSISAALGMAVARDLAGKKHEVMAVIGDGSMTAGLAFEGLNQAGHMDRKLLVILNDNEMSISRNVGAMSHFLSRNLSSRWVRRFKKDLETVLNSVPGIGEEMLNYAKRSEHSLKSFFTPGMLFEAFHFNYMGPVDGHNIKELQKAFKLCKDLDEPVLLHVMTKKGKGYEPAESNPTHFHGVGRFEPETGQAKKFAALSNLPSYTDVFGSTLCRMARQDSRIMAITAAMPEGTGTACFAEQFPERFVDVGICEQHAVTFAAGLATQGLRPVVAIYSTFLQRSYDQIVHDVCLQNLPVLFCIDRGGLVGEDGPTHHGAFDLSYLRHIPNLVVLVPGNEAELQDCMATAFAHDGPVAIRYPRGAGYGVPLKPEPEVFPVGTGVVLEKGEKVAVIAVGSRVQPSLEVSREVAEETGVQVTIFNSRCVKPLPEEQLLELAATHDKLLLIEENALVGGFTSGVLELLSDRNALGGKVVKRLGIPDKFVEHGKQKELRAMLGIDKQGIRKALLELLA from the coding sequence ATGACCTCAGAAGGTATTTCGACCGGGCTTTTGGGCAGAATTCGCAGTCCCCGCGATGTGCACGCGCTGGATGTTCCCCAGCTTGAGCAGTTGGCTGCTGAACTTCGTCAGGCCATAATCAATACGGTTTCCCAGAACGGCGGGCATCTGGCCCCGTCGCTTGGTGTGGTGGAACTGACTCTCGCCATGCTTTCCTCCTTCGATTTTGAAGAGGACAAGGTGGTCTGGGATGTTGGGCATCAGGCCTATGCATGGAAGCTGCTCACCGGCCGTTCCGATACCTTCCATACGCTGCGCACTAAAGACGGCGTCAGCGGTTTTCCCAAGATGTCCGAAAGCCCGTATGACCACTTTGGCGTGGGGCATTCTTCCACGTCCATTTCCGCTGCGCTGGGCATGGCTGTGGCGCGCGATCTGGCCGGAAAGAAGCATGAGGTCATGGCAGTCATCGGCGACGGCTCCATGACGGCAGGCCTCGCTTTCGAAGGGCTCAATCAGGCCGGTCACATGGACCGCAAGCTGCTGGTCATTCTGAACGACAATGAAATGTCCATCTCCCGCAACGTGGGAGCCATGTCGCATTTCCTTTCCCGCAATCTTTCTTCACGCTGGGTTCGCCGTTTCAAGAAGGATCTGGAGACGGTGCTCAACTCCGTGCCCGGCATTGGCGAGGAAATGCTCAACTATGCCAAGCGCAGCGAGCACAGCCTGAAAAGTTTCTTTACCCCCGGCATGCTGTTTGAAGCGTTCCACTTCAACTACATGGGGCCGGTGGACGGTCATAACATCAAGGAGCTGCAGAAGGCCTTCAAGCTCTGCAAGGACCTTGATGAACCCGTATTGCTGCATGTGATGACCAAGAAGGGTAAGGGGTATGAGCCTGCGGAATCCAATCCCACCCACTTTCATGGTGTTGGCCGTTTCGAGCCGGAAACGGGGCAGGCCAAGAAGTTTGCAGCGCTGAGCAATCTGCCCAGCTATACCGATGTGTTCGGGTCTACCCTGTGCCGCATGGCGCGTCAGGATTCGCGCATCATGGCTATTACCGCCGCCATGCCGGAAGGTACCGGAACCGCCTGTTTTGCAGAGCAGTTCCCCGAACGTTTCGTGGACGTGGGCATCTGCGAGCAGCATGCGGTGACCTTTGCCGCCGGTCTGGCAACGCAGGGGCTGCGTCCTGTTGTGGCCATCTATTCCACCTTCCTGCAGCGATCCTATGACCAGATCGTGCATGACGTCTGCCTGCAGAATCTGCCCGTGCTGTTCTGCATAGACCGTGGCGGCCTTGTGGGCGAAGACGGTCCCACGCACCATGGTGCATTCGACTTGAGCTATCTGCGGCATATTCCCAACCTTGTGGTGCTGGTGCCCGGTAACGAGGCCGAGCTGCAGGATTGCATGGCAACTGCCTTTGCGCATGACGGGCCCGTGGCTATCCGGTATCCGCGTGGGGCGGGGTATGGTGTACCCCTGAAGCCCGAGCCGGAGGTTTTTCCCGTTGGAACCGGCGTGGTGCTGGAAAAGGGAGAAAAGGTGGCTGTTATTGCCGTGGGCTCCCGCGTGCAGCCTTCGCTTGAGGTGTCCCGCGAAGTCGCTGAGGAAACAGGCGTTCAGGTTACCATTTTCAATTCGCGCTGCGTAAAGCCGCTGCCGGAAGAACAGCTTCTGGAATTGGCGGCCACCCATGACAAGCTGTTGCTCATTGAAGAGAACGCGCTTGTTGGCGGGTTTACGTCCGGTGTGCTGGAACTGCTTTCCGACCGCAACGCCCTTGGTGGCAAGGTTGTGAAGCGTCTGGGCATTCCTGATAAGTTTGTGGAACATGGTAAGCAGAAGGAACTGCGCGCCATGCTCGGCATTGATAAACAGGGTATTCGCAAGGCATTGCTGGAGCTTCTGGCATAG
- a CDS encoding polyprenyl synthetase family protein, with translation MTPQELKARLGESARMVESYLATCLHDRSIPEGLLKAMEYSLLAGGKRLRPVLCLTVAQMMGLDAARVLPFASSIEFIHTYSLIHDDLPAMDDDDLRRGKPSNHKMFGEATAILAGDGLLTEAFAVMGSVAGDIPADRVVRAMVEVATAAGSGGMVGGQQLDMEYTGRDGVSYDELRGMHAMKTGALIRCSCLSGAILAGASEEDVQRLKIYGEAIGAAFQIVDDILDEVGDEAQLGKPVGSDIEQGKTTYPSLMGIEKSRELAQQHVDRAVEQLRPYAGAEADFLRCLAQYIVDRVS, from the coding sequence ATGACCCCGCAGGAGCTTAAGGCGCGTCTGGGTGAAAGCGCCCGTATGGTGGAATCGTATCTGGCAACGTGCCTGCATGATCGCAGTATTCCGGAAGGGCTGCTCAAGGCCATGGAATACAGCCTGCTGGCCGGCGGCAAGCGTCTGCGTCCCGTGCTTTGCCTTACCGTGGCACAGATGATGGGACTGGATGCCGCACGCGTGCTGCCGTTTGCTTCAAGCATCGAATTCATCCACACCTATTCGCTTATCCACGATGATCTGCCCGCCATGGACGATGACGATCTTCGGCGCGGCAAACCTTCCAACCACAAGATGTTCGGCGAAGCCACGGCCATTCTGGCCGGTGACGGCCTGCTGACAGAGGCTTTTGCCGTCATGGGATCGGTTGCAGGCGACATTCCCGCCGACCGCGTGGTCCGTGCCATGGTGGAGGTGGCTACCGCCGCCGGTTCCGGAGGCATGGTGGGTGGCCAGCAGCTGGACATGGAATACACGGGTCGTGATGGCGTAAGCTATGATGAACTGCGTGGCATGCATGCCATGAAAACTGGTGCGCTGATTCGTTGCTCCTGCCTTTCCGGCGCCATTCTGGCCGGTGCGTCTGAAGAGGATGTCCAACGCCTGAAGATTTATGGTGAAGCCATCGGTGCCGCATTCCAGATCGTGGACGATATCCTTGATGAAGTGGGCGATGAGGCGCAGCTTGGCAAGCCTGTGGGTAGTGACATCGAGCAAGGAAAGACCACATATCCGAGCCTGATGGGCATCGAAAAAAGCCGTGAACTGGCGCAGCAGCATGTGGACAGGGCTGTGGAGCAATTACGTCCCTACGCGGGAGCAGAAGCTGATTTTCTGAGATGCCTTGCCCAATACATTGTTGACAGGGTGTCGTAA
- a CDS encoding exodeoxyribonuclease VII small subunit has translation MAQKKIRFEEQLKRLQTIVEELERGELPLEKSVELYKEGLTLSKACRGQLEKARNEITVFSEGEVQPFEGNEENVDDPAGA, from the coding sequence ATGGCACAAAAGAAAATACGGTTTGAAGAGCAGCTCAAGAGGTTGCAGACCATAGTGGAAGAGCTTGAGCGCGGCGAGCTTCCTCTCGAAAAGAGCGTGGAGTTGTACAAGGAAGGCCTGACGCTTTCCAAGGCGTGTCGTGGTCAGCTGGAAAAGGCGAGAAACGAGATAACCGTGTTCAGCGAAGGCGAAGTTCAGCCCTTCGAAGGGAACGAGGAGAACGTGGATGACCCCGCAGGAGCTTAA
- a CDS encoding M23 family metallopeptidase has translation MAVVLLVLLMCAGFGAGVACAEVNVVLPEHASPGQAFVAEVLSDAPLGDAFVEWNGKSVPVSMLKTDAAGTRWRGLALLGVPFGEKGDSMPLRLSTVSKAGYQTSEHHVKLVAKKYPEQHLTVDKKYVEVAKKDLDRHKAERERVVAALGRISPDSEWALPFLRPVPGGISSEYGLTRFFNEKPRNPHKGLDLRGAAGTPIRACADGVVVLAEQHFFAGNSVYVDHGQGVVSMYFHMSKIDAKVGQKVKRGTVIGMVGSTGRVTGPHLHFGIAVQGELVDPTPLLADS, from the coding sequence ATGGCTGTTGTTTTGCTGGTGCTGCTTATGTGTGCCGGGTTTGGTGCGGGTGTGGCCTGTGCAGAGGTGAACGTCGTATTGCCCGAACACGCTTCCCCGGGACAAGCCTTCGTGGCCGAGGTGCTCTCCGACGCGCCTCTTGGAGACGCGTTTGTGGAATGGAACGGGAAATCCGTTCCGGTGTCCATGCTGAAGACCGATGCTGCCGGAACTCGGTGGCGGGGGCTGGCCTTGCTCGGCGTTCCTTTCGGTGAGAAGGGTGATAGTATGCCGTTGCGTCTCAGCACGGTTTCCAAGGCGGGGTATCAAACCTCGGAGCACCACGTGAAGCTGGTTGCCAAAAAGTATCCTGAGCAGCATCTCACGGTGGACAAGAAGTACGTGGAAGTGGCGAAGAAGGATCTGGACAGGCATAAGGCCGAGCGGGAGCGTGTTGTTGCAGCCCTTGGACGTATCAGTCCCGACAGCGAGTGGGCGTTGCCCTTTCTGCGTCCTGTGCCTGGCGGTATTTCCAGCGAGTATGGCCTTACCCGCTTTTTCAACGAGAAACCGCGCAACCCGCATAAGGGGCTGGACCTGCGCGGGGCGGCAGGGACGCCGATCCGTGCCTGCGCCGACGGTGTGGTTGTTCTGGCCGAGCAGCATTTCTTTGCCGGAAACTCCGTCTACGTTGATCACGGGCAGGGCGTGGTGAGCATGTATTTTCACATGTCAAAGATTGATGCGAAGGTGGGGCAGAAGGTGAAGCGCGGCACCGTTATCGGTATGGTGGGCAGCACTGGACGCGTGACCGGCCCGCATCTGCATTTCGGTATTGCGGTACAGGGTGAACTGGTTGACCCCACGCCGCTTCTGGCGGATAGTTAG
- the xseA gene encoding exodeoxyribonuclease VII large subunit — protein MSRIFSVRELTDAIKRTLEGAYPFVWVKGQVSNLTKAASGHVYFSLKDADATLNCVWFRTAQRGEESFDPLTGEVYEDGPRPSLAQTMREGMEIMCAGRLNVYPPRGAYQLVVEIAQDAGLGRLYLEFEELKRTLAAKGYFDAARKRALPYHPARVAVVTASTGAAIRDFLRIAGERGWGAEIRIYPSLVQGDAAPQQIVEALEAANAHGWADVIALVRGGGSIEDLWAFNDVRVADAVFGSAIPVISGVGHEVDVTIADLVADVRAATPSHAAQLLWPERATLMQTVDECQMRLQRRWESGMRERETLLAALSRGLAWLSPARQLQRLDERFEDLEARLARAMEGKVSHAEMMVQGCAERLVRAFGPDVVAQHALRVSALEDRLRWAGEKVLHGRQVVFERLSAQLAVLDPMRPLERGYSLVRQADGSILRSVHEVEVGSRLHVTVRDGVVETEVTGTEAAKTGAE, from the coding sequence ATGAGCCGCATTTTTTCCGTCCGTGAACTTACCGACGCCATCAAGCGCACGCTTGAGGGGGCGTATCCGTTCGTGTGGGTGAAGGGGCAGGTCTCCAATCTGACAAAGGCCGCTTCCGGCCACGTATATTTTTCTCTCAAGGATGCGGATGCCACACTGAACTGTGTATGGTTCCGTACCGCACAGCGGGGCGAAGAGAGTTTTGATCCGCTGACCGGCGAGGTCTACGAGGACGGCCCGCGTCCGAGCCTTGCCCAGACCATGCGCGAAGGCATGGAGATCATGTGCGCTGGGCGGCTGAACGTCTATCCGCCGCGAGGCGCGTATCAGCTTGTTGTCGAGATCGCGCAGGATGCCGGGCTGGGCCGCCTGTATCTGGAGTTTGAGGAACTGAAGCGCACGCTTGCCGCCAAGGGCTACTTTGACGCCGCGCGCAAACGGGCGTTGCCGTACCATCCGGCCCGCGTAGCCGTGGTAACCGCATCCACCGGCGCGGCCATACGGGATTTTCTGCGCATTGCAGGCGAGCGGGGCTGGGGAGCGGAAATCCGCATCTATCCTTCGCTGGTGCAGGGCGATGCCGCTCCGCAGCAGATTGTGGAGGCGCTGGAAGCTGCCAACGCTCACGGCTGGGCCGATGTTATTGCCTTGGTGCGCGGCGGTGGTTCCATAGAGGACTTGTGGGCGTTCAATGACGTGCGGGTGGCGGACGCCGTGTTCGGGTCGGCCATTCCGGTCATTTCCGGCGTGGGGCATGAGGTGGATGTGACCATAGCCGACCTAGTCGCCGATGTGCGGGCTGCCACGCCGAGCCATGCGGCCCAGCTGCTTTGGCCGGAACGTGCAACGCTCATGCAGACCGTGGACGAGTGCCAGATGCGTCTGCAGCGTCGCTGGGAAAGCGGCATGCGAGAACGGGAAACGCTGCTTGCCGCCCTGTCTCGCGGCCTTGCGTGGCTTTCTCCCGCACGGCAGTTGCAGCGGCTGGATGAGCGGTTTGAGGATTTGGAAGCGCGCCTTGCCCGCGCCATGGAAGGGAAAGTATCTCATGCCGAGATGATGGTGCAGGGCTGCGCTGAAAGGCTTGTGCGTGCTTTCGGGCCGGATGTTGTGGCCCAGCATGCTCTTCGTGTCAGCGCCCTTGAGGATCGTCTGCGTTGGGCTGGCGAGAAGGTTTTGCACGGCAGACAGGTCGTTTTTGAACGGCTGTCGGCCCAGCTTGCCGTGCTTGACCCCATGCGTCCGCTGGAGCGTGGATACAGCCTTGTCCGTCAGGCGGACGGGAGTATCCTGCGTAGCGTGCATGAGGTAGAGGTGGGCAGCAGGCTGCATGTCACTGTACGTGACGGCGTGGTGGAAACCGAAGTGACGGGTACGGAAGCCGCGAAAACGGGAGCGGAATAG
- a CDS encoding proline--tRNA ligase, whose product MRWSRFYIPTLKEAPSDAEVVSHKLLTRAGMVRKLTSGIYTYMPLGLRSISKAANIVRQEMDKAGANEVSMPMVQPADLWQESGRWDFYGPELLRIKDRHQRDYCLGPTHEEVITDIVRGEVRSYRQLPMNLYQIQTKFRDEIRPRFGLMRGREFIMKDAYSFDKDQEGLDASYQAMYDAYMAIFSRMALNFRPVEADSGSIGGSFSHEFMVLAETGEDTVVVCQACSYAANIERAEVLCTGDECDRLDTPVEEVSTPGKSTVEDVAAFLDVPQAAIIKTLIFVADGEPVAALVRGDRELNDVKLKNLLHADVLEMATPEQVQKWTEAPVGFAGPVGLKIARIYADNELRLATDWIVGANKGDAHLKHVSLKRDVKLSGFADLRLITEGDVCPKCGGAISLTRGIEVGHVFKLGTKYSEAMNCKYVDEQGKDQTMIMGCYGIGVSRVVASCIEQNHDKDGIKFPPPIAPFEALVLNLDIRTDDVCAKVDEIYELLKSQGVDVLVDDREERPGVKFKDADLIGIPMQLVVGGKGLARGIIEVKDRRTGEKSELPVEGFAEAFAAWKKDVYAGWGI is encoded by the coding sequence ATGCGTTGGAGCCGTTTTTACATTCCGACTCTCAAGGAAGCCCCCAGTGACGCGGAAGTAGTCAGCCACAAGCTGCTGACCCGCGCGGGCATGGTCCGCAAGCTGACCTCCGGCATTTACACGTATATGCCGCTTGGTCTGCGTTCCATCTCCAAGGCCGCGAACATCGTGCGCCAGGAAATGGACAAGGCCGGTGCCAACGAAGTGAGCATGCCCATGGTGCAGCCTGCCGACCTGTGGCAGGAATCCGGCCGCTGGGATTTCTACGGGCCGGAATTGCTGCGTATCAAGGACAGACACCAGCGCGACTACTGTCTCGGACCCACGCATGAAGAAGTCATTACGGACATCGTGCGCGGCGAAGTGCGTTCCTACCGTCAGCTGCCCATGAACCTGTACCAGATTCAGACCAAGTTCCGTGACGAAATCCGTCCCCGCTTCGGTCTCATGCGCGGCCGCGAATTCATCATGAAGGACGCCTATTCCTTCGACAAGGATCAGGAAGGTCTCGATGCCAGCTATCAGGCCATGTACGATGCCTATATGGCCATCTTCTCCCGCATGGCCCTGAACTTCCGCCCTGTTGAAGCCGACAGCGGCTCCATCGGCGGCAGCTTCTCGCACGAGTTCATGGTGCTGGCCGAAACCGGCGAAGACACTGTTGTCGTATGTCAGGCATGTTCCTACGCCGCCAACATCGAGCGTGCGGAAGTGCTCTGCACCGGCGATGAGTGCGACCGTCTGGATACGCCCGTGGAAGAAGTTTCCACCCCCGGCAAGTCCACCGTGGAAGACGTAGCCGCCTTCCTTGACGTGCCGCAGGCTGCCATCATCAAGACCCTTATCTTTGTAGCGGACGGTGAGCCCGTTGCTGCGCTTGTGCGCGGCGACCGCGAACTGAACGACGTGAAGCTGAAGAACCTGCTGCACGCCGACGTGCTGGAAATGGCCACCCCCGAGCAGGTGCAGAAGTGGACCGAAGCCCCCGTGGGCTTTGCCGGTCCCGTTGGTCTGAAGATCGCCCGCATTTATGCGGACAACGAACTGCGTCTTGCCACCGACTGGATCGTGGGCGCCAACAAGGGCGATGCGCATTTGAAGCACGTTTCCCTGAAGCGCGACGTGAAGCTTTCCGGCTTCGCCGACCTGCGCCTCATCACCGAAGGCGACGTCTGCCCCAAGTGCGGCGGCGCCATCTCCCTGACTCGCGGCATCGAAGTGGGCCATGTATTCAAGCTGGGCACCAAGTACTCCGAGGCCATGAACTGCAAGTACGTGGATGAGCAGGGCAAGGATCAGACCATGATCATGGGCTGCTACGGCATCGGTGTTTCCCGCGTTGTTGCTTCCTGCATCGAGCAGAATCACGACAAGGACGGCATCAAGTTCCCGCCCCCCATCGCTCCCTTCGAGGCGCTTGTTCTCAACCTTGATATCCGCACCGACGACGTGTGCGCCAAGGTTGACGAAATCTACGAACTGCTCAAGTCGCAGGGCGTGGATGTGCTGGTGGATGACCGTGAAGAGCGCCCCGGCGTCAAGTTCAAGGATGCCGACCTGATCGGTATTCCCATGCAGCTCGTTGTGGGCGGCAAGGGACTTGCCCGCGGCATCATTGAAGTGAAGGATCGCCGTACCGGCGAGAAGTCCGAACTGCCCGTGGAAGGCTTTGCTGAAGCCTTTGCCGCGTGGAAGAAGGATGTCTACGCCGGTTGGGGAATCTAG
- the ispG gene encoding flavodoxin-dependent (E)-4-hydroxy-3-methylbut-2-enyl-diphosphate synthase produces MSIERRKTREIRVGNVRIGGDNPIVVQSMTNTDTRDVEATVEQIRQLADAGCEIVRVAVLNEGAAWAIGQIKQQISIPLIADIHFDHRLAVMALEAGADALRINPGNIGGRKNVDAVVDAARAHGASIRVGVNSGSIEKALLEKFGGPTPEAMVESALAHVRMLEERDFYETKISLKSSSVLHTIDAYRLLAGRCDYPLHIGVTEAGTLMRGAIKSSVGLGILLWQGIGDTLRISLTEDPVKEMAVAWELLRALGLRYRGPEIISCPTCGRTEIGLINLAEEVERRLEGVTDSFKVAVMGCVVNGPGEAREADIGVAGGRDKGIIFRKGEIVRTVKGGAQLLEAFMEELDSFLAERKKG; encoded by the coding sequence ATGTCTATAGAACGCAGAAAGACTCGCGAGATTCGGGTGGGGAATGTCCGCATTGGCGGAGACAATCCCATTGTCGTGCAGAGTATGACCAACACGGACACCCGTGACGTGGAAGCGACGGTGGAACAGATCCGTCAGCTTGCGGACGCAGGCTGTGAAATTGTGCGCGTTGCGGTGCTCAACGAAGGAGCCGCATGGGCCATTGGTCAGATCAAGCAGCAGATTTCCATTCCTCTTATCGCCGACATCCATTTTGACCATCGCCTCGCCGTGATGGCGCTGGAGGCAGGGGCGGATGCCCTGCGCATTAATCCCGGCAACATTGGCGGCAGAAAGAACGTGGACGCAGTGGTGGATGCCGCCCGCGCCCATGGTGCTTCCATCCGCGTCGGGGTGAACAGCGGCTCCATCGAGAAGGCGTTGCTTGAAAAGTTCGGCGGTCCCACGCCGGAAGCCATGGTGGAAAGCGCCCTTGCCCATGTCCGCATGCTGGAGGAGCGAGATTTCTACGAAACCAAAATTTCTCTCAAGTCCTCCTCGGTGCTGCATACCATTGATGCGTACCGCCTTCTTGCCGGGCGCTGCGACTATCCGTTGCACATCGGCGTGACCGAGGCCGGCACGCTCATGCGTGGTGCCATCAAGTCTTCCGTGGGGCTGGGCATATTGCTCTGGCAGGGCATTGGTGATACTTTGCGGATCTCCCTGACGGAAGACCCCGTAAAGGAAATGGCCGTCGCATGGGAGCTGCTGCGGGCACTCGGCCTGCGCTATCGCGGACCGGAAATCATCTCGTGTCCCACCTGCGGCAGAACGGAAATCGGCCTCATCAATCTCGCGGAAGAAGTGGAACGCCGTCTTGAAGGCGTGACCGACTCGTTCAAGGTCGCTGTCATGGGCTGCGTGGTGAACGGGCCCGGTGAAGCACGCGAAGCGGATATCGGTGTGGCCGGAGGACGTGACAAAGGTATTATCTTCCGCAAGGGAGAGATCGTTAGAACGGTGAAAGGCGGCGCTCAGCTGCTGGAAGCCTTTATGGAAGAACTCGATTCGTTCCTCGCAGAACGGAAAAAAGGATAA
- a CDS encoding metal ABC transporter solute-binding protein, Zn/Mn family, with product MDRRTHSPRSALRILFIATMLIALPALVQAKVPVVVSIVPQQFFVERIGGEFVDVSVMVQPGASPATYEPKPRQMAALSGATLYFAIGVPFENAWLPRIQAANPAMKIVYMDKGVHKLPMAEHHHENKAGHEEHKQSMNDEQGGLDPHVWLSPMLMKHMGITIRKELSKADPAHAAIFRTNFAELEKEIDALDRELMDVFAPIPQEKRIFMVFHPSWGYFAMNYSLKQVPIEYEGKEPTPRILKELMEEAAGMNVRTIFVQPQFARKSAEAIAAHINGSVVVADPLAYDWFANLREVARNLAVSFNQ from the coding sequence ATGGATCGCCGCACTCATTCTCCCCGCTCTGCTCTGCGCATTCTGTTCATCGCCACAATGCTTATCGCCCTTCCTGCCCTGGTGCAGGCAAAGGTCCCCGTGGTGGTCAGCATCGTTCCGCAACAATTCTTTGTGGAACGCATAGGAGGCGAATTCGTCGACGTATCCGTCATGGTACAACCCGGGGCAAGTCCCGCCACCTACGAGCCCAAGCCCCGCCAGATGGCGGCCCTGTCCGGCGCAACGCTGTATTTTGCCATCGGCGTTCCCTTTGAAAACGCATGGCTGCCTCGCATACAGGCCGCCAACCCTGCCATGAAAATAGTCTACATGGACAAGGGCGTGCACAAGCTCCCCATGGCCGAGCATCACCATGAAAACAAAGCAGGGCATGAAGAGCACAAGCAATCCATGAATGACGAACAAGGGGGGCTTGACCCGCACGTGTGGCTCTCCCCCATGCTCATGAAGCACATGGGCATCACCATCAGAAAGGAACTCTCAAAGGCCGACCCCGCCCATGCCGCCATCTTCCGGACCAATTTTGCCGAACTTGAAAAGGAGATTGATGCGCTGGACAGGGAACTGATGGATGTTTTCGCTCCCATTCCGCAGGAAAAGCGAATTTTCATGGTTTTTCATCCCTCATGGGGCTACTTTGCCATGAACTACAGCCTGAAGCAGGTTCCCATCGAATATGAAGGCAAGGAACCCACCCCCCGCATCCTCAAGGAACTGATGGAAGAGGCAGCCGGGATGAACGTCCGCACCATCTTTGTGCAGCCGCAGTTCGCCCGCAAAAGTGCAGAAGCCATTGCCGCCCATATCAACGGGAGCGTCGTAGTCGCAGACCCGCTGGCATACGACTGGTTTGCCAACCTGCGGGAAGTGGCCAGAAACCTTGCCGTATCCTTCAATCAATAG
- a CDS encoding metal ABC transporter ATP-binding protein — MSEQILSISGLSFAYNGASVLEDVNLAVNRGDYLAVLGPNGGGKTTLIKCILGLLSPQEGSVTVFGLQPAKVRHRIGYVPQYATTQEGFPISVLDVVLLGAMNGTSTLFSPHWKRTKANVAKAREALHMVGLDGHEKDRLNDLSGGQRQRVIVARALMGDPDLLLLDEPTANIDPQGKFCFYEFLASLPRKITTIVVSHDLSITASPFSGIAVVNRSLRYAPGNALTQDLLAMLYGTHEPTCPMGSFINSVSSLFPDVANLEPPHIESNGRTDAAEPTGGKA; from the coding sequence ATGTCTGAACAGATTCTCTCCATATCCGGCCTCAGCTTTGCCTACAACGGAGCCAGCGTGCTGGAAGACGTAAACCTTGCCGTGAACCGGGGCGACTACCTTGCCGTGCTCGGCCCCAACGGCGGCGGCAAGACCACTCTGATCAAGTGCATACTCGGCCTGCTCTCTCCACAGGAAGGTTCCGTTACGGTTTTCGGGCTCCAGCCGGCCAAGGTGCGCCACCGCATAGGATATGTCCCCCAATATGCCACCACGCAGGAAGGGTTCCCCATCTCCGTTCTGGATGTCGTGCTGCTGGGTGCCATGAACGGCACAAGCACCCTGTTTTCGCCTCATTGGAAACGCACCAAGGCCAATGTGGCCAAAGCCCGTGAGGCCCTGCACATGGTGGGACTGGATGGACACGAAAAAGACAGGCTGAACGACCTTTCGGGCGGCCAGCGCCAGCGCGTGATCGTTGCCCGCGCCCTGATGGGCGACCCCGATCTGCTCCTGCTGGATGAGCCCACGGCCAACATCGACCCGCAGGGCAAGTTCTGCTTCTATGAATTTCTGGCTTCCCTGCCACGCAAGATTACCACCATCGTGGTCAGCCACGACCTTTCCATCACCGCCTCGCCCTTTTCCGGCATTGCGGTAGTGAATCGCTCTCTCCGCTATGCCCCGGGCAACGCGCTGACGCAGGACCTGCTTGCCATGCTCTACGGCACGCACGAACCCACGTGCCCCATGGGCTCCTTCATCAACTCCGTTTCCAGCCTTTTTCCCGATGTGGCCAACCTTGAGCCCCCGCACATTGAAAGCAACGGCAGAACGGATGCTGCAGAACCAACCGGAGGAAAGGCCTGA
- a CDS encoding metal ABC transporter permease translates to MWQMLSFDFMQYAILAGILASIACGIVGSLVVVNRLVFLAGGVAHAAYGGVGLAFYFGLPVLPCTVGFSLSASMLMAGVSLRYKEKADTAIGVLWAAGMAFGIILLDLTPGYNVDLMSFLFGSILAVPAQDLWLMAVLDTLVVLATAYFYPGLLLLSFDREFARARGLAVTFLHCLMIGMAALTVVMIIRVVGLILVIALLTIPPFMAQRTAKSLAGMMMHAIGWSILFCLGGLTISYHFDITSGASIIAVAAVCFFTAMLADALRRSLANGKVSR, encoded by the coding sequence ATGTGGCAGATGCTCAGTTTCGACTTCATGCAGTACGCCATTCTGGCGGGCATTCTCGCATCCATTGCCTGCGGCATTGTGGGCAGCCTTGTCGTGGTGAACAGGCTGGTATTTCTGGCGGGCGGAGTGGCCCATGCCGCGTATGGCGGCGTGGGACTGGCCTTCTACTTCGGCCTGCCTGTTCTGCCCTGCACAGTAGGATTTTCGCTGAGCGCTTCCATGCTCATGGCTGGCGTTTCCCTGCGCTACAAGGAAAAGGCGGATACGGCCATAGGCGTGCTCTGGGCCGCTGGCATGGCCTTCGGTATCATCCTGCTGGACCTGACCCCCGGCTACAACGTCGACCTGATGAGCTTTCTCTTCGGCTCCATTCTTGCCGTACCGGCACAGGATCTCTGGCTCATGGCCGTGCTGGACACGCTGGTGGTGCTCGCCACGGCCTATTTCTACCCCGGCCTTCTGCTGCTTTCATTTGACCGGGAATTCGCACGCGCGCGCGGCCTTGCCGTCACCTTCCTGCATTGCCTGATGATCGGCATGGCGGCACTCACAGTGGTTATGATTATCCGCGTTGTCGGCCTCATTCTGGTCATCGCCCTGCTGACCATTCCCCCATTCATGGCGCAACGCACTGCCAAGTCACTCGCAGGCATGATGATGCACGCCATCGGCTGGAGCATCCTCTTCTGCCTCGGCGGACTGACCATCTCCTACCACTTCGACATCACATCCGGCGCATCCATCATTGCCGTCGCTGCAGTGTGCTTCTTCACCGCCATGCTTGCAGATGCCCTGCGCCGTTCCCTCGCCAACGGCAAAGTATCCAGATAG